The proteins below come from a single Sorghum bicolor cultivar BTx623 chromosome 4, Sorghum_bicolor_NCBIv3, whole genome shotgun sequence genomic window:
- the LOC8078330 gene encoding AT-hook motif nuclear-localized protein 24, which yields MDPVTASIHGHHLPPPFNTRDFHHHLQQQQQQQHHQLQLKTEDDHGSGGPGVFGSRGNIKGDHHEHNDENSGNSNGSGGGGGGGDELALIPTSGGGGPDGGGDGTPRRPRGRPAGSKNKPKPPIIITRDSANTLRTHVMEVAGGCDISESITAFARRRQRGVCVLSGAGTVTNVTLRQPASQGAVVALHGRFEILSLSGSFLPPPAPPEATGLTVYLAGGQGQVVGGSVVGALTAAGPVVIMAASFANAVYERLPLEEDDMLAAQAQADSAGILAGAQQAAQLAAAGAVDPSLFQGLPPNLLGNVQLPPEAAYGWNPGAAGGRPAPF from the coding sequence ATGGATCCGGTCACAGCATCCATACACGGTCACCATCTTCCTCCACCATTCAACACCCGCGACTTCCATCACCatctccagcagcagcagcagcagcagcatcaccAGCTGCAGCTCAAGACCGAGGACGACCATGGTAGCGGCGGGCCAGGGGTGTTCGGCTCCCGCGGCAACATCAAGGGCGACCACCACGAGCATAATGACGAGAACAGCGGAAACAGCAACgggagtggcggcggcggcggtggaggcgACGAGCTGGCGCTGATTCCCACGTCTGGTGGCGGCGGGCCAGACGGCGGAGGAGACGGCACCCCGCGCCGCCCGAGGGGCCGGCCGGCGGGGTCCAAGAACAAGCCGAAGCCGCCCATCATCATCACCAGGGACAGCGCCAACACGCTCCGGACGCACGTCATGGAGGTGGCCGGGGGCTGCGACATCTCCGAGAGCATCACGGCGTTCGCGCGCCGCAGGCAGCGCGGGGTCTGCGTCCTCAGCGGCGCCGGCACCGTCACCAACGTCACCCTGCGGCAGCCGGCCTCCCAGGGCGCCGTCGTCGCTCTCCACGGCCGCTTCGAGATCCTCTCCCTCTCCGGCTCGTTCCTCCCGCCGCCCGCGCCGCCCGAAGCCACGGGCCTCACCGTCTACCTTGCCGGCGGGCAGGGGCAGGTGGTGGGCGGCAGCGTCGTCGGCGCGCTCACGGCGGCTGGGCCGGTGGTGATAATGGCAGCGTCTTTCGCCAACGCCGTGTACGAGCGGTTGCCGCTGGAGGAGGATGACATGCTCGCTGCACAGGCACAGGCCGACAGTGCAGGAATTCTCGCGGGTGCGCAGCAAGCGGCgcagctcgccgccgccggcgctgtGGATCCAAGCCTCTTCCAGGGACTGCCGCCGAACCTGCTCGGCAACGTGCAGCTGCCGCCAGAAGCAGCCTACGGATGGAACCCGGGCGCCGCCGGTGGCCGTCCGGCGCCGTTCTAA